The genomic DNA CAATGCGTGATGGAGTTTATCTTGATTTCCTTACACCTAATGCAAATGGATCAGCTTACTCAACATATAATGATAATAATGTTGGTGTTCAAACTACCAATACTATCTTCACTACAGCCGGCTGGGCTGGATTGATTGATGGAGATAATACTGTATTGGAATATGCTCTGGCATCATTCAGCTATTTACGTCCATTAGAAAACTATAATGTTTATCTTGATGGAGAAATGGTTGGTGATACTACTGATCTTATGTATCAGTTAAATGACCTCGTGGACGGAGAAACTTATACAGCAGGTGTTAGCGCTAATTATACTGAAGGTGAATCAGGAATCGTAGAAGTAGAGTTCACTTATAATCCAAGTGCTAATGATGGCGAGATCACTGGAGTTAATTCTCTCATTGGTAATTATCCAAATCCATTCAATCCTGAATGTAAAATTGCTTTTGCTTTAGCTGAAGATGCTGAAGTTACGTTATCAATCTATAATGTTCGTGGTCAGAGAATTCGTACTCTGGTTAATGAAACTATGACTTCTGGAACTCACGATGTGATCTGGGATGGAACTGATGATAGAGGTGCAAGTGTTGCTTCTGGAGTTTATTATTATAAGATGGACTCAGGAAAATTCACTTCTTCTAAGAAAATGGTATTGATGAAATAATATTTGTCAATAATATAGAAGCCCCTGGATTTCCAGGGGCTTTTTTTGACTGTTCAATTCCCACCAGCCAAGATCTTGCGAATGGTCGATAGACCTCCGCAATGGTCGAACAGAAAATAGAAGTTTATAAATCTCAATAAATAAACAAGGTAGCAATGATATTTTCCTGGTCATTTCGGTCAACCATTGCGAAGGTCTATCGACCATACGCAAGGTCTTAGAAAGGTCAATTTCAATATCTATCCTCTTCAATCAGAAGATGTTCACTTTTATGCTGCAAAAATTATAACCTGCAAGGATATCAATAAGTTAGGTTGAAGAATCTCGGCTTTTTTTATTTCTTACGCAAAAAATATTTCTTGAGAATTGTTACATAATCATTGCTGTCTTCATCAAGTAGATCAAGCTGCTTTCTCACCTTATTGATCTTATCAGGATTCTGATCTCTGATAGCTATTGATGAATTGTGATAACCACTAAAGGAAATATAAGAGAACTCAACCTCTATATCTGATATTATGTGCAGGTGAATTTCTCGTTCAACATCAATTAGCTTAATTTGATTATCTGGCAATATCAATTCATCCAGAAATTGCGACCAACTGTATTCATCTCTCGAAAGCCAATGATTTTTATCCGTTAGTGATCTTAATATCAGATAAATATCACTTACTTTTGCAGGGAATGAAATTTCAAATTTCTGATGCCATTGATGATATCCACTCCTGCGATCTTTTCTTACTGGTAAAATTACACTTAGCTTATTATTACTATAGATTATCTGATCTGTTGAATATTCAGAAACTAAGAGCTTGATCCTCTCCTGACTCACAGAGCCTGATCCATGCTCTTCAATCTCCTTTATTTGTACCCTCAGATCATCTTTTATTATTCGATATTCCCATTTAAGTTTATGCATATTTCCACCATTATTTTATCTTGTTTAATCATAGTTTATCAAGTTTTGAAGTCAAGAATAATCTCATTTAGCCTGCGAAATTTCTATAATGAAACCATTTTATAAAAAAAACCTTTACAAAAATTTAAATTGTGAATGATATTGTTAATGAGAAGAAGTTTTAAAAAAAGAATCTATATAAGAGGTGCTTATGAAAAAAAGGTGGATGTTATTTTTAATTTTAATTAGTTCTTTTTTCTTATTTGGTCAAGATCAATCTGCTATGAATTACCGTGGTGAAATGAATATCTGGGGAACGACAGCAATGAGCTATGACAGTGACCTTGATATTTGGTCTGTAATAATCCAATCTGATGGCGATGATGATCCTTCAGAATACAAGTTTGATGACGAAGTGGATTGGGGTGAATATACATGGGGTTCAGGTACTACTCTTTTAGCGAATTCAAAAACGACTGCCTATCATAATGGTGGTAATGGACTATACAATGAAGTAAACAACAATTATTATATTTTTACAATTTATGATGTAACTGATGGAACTAATACGCAAACAGCACTTATGGAATTAAGTGCATCTCCAAATACAATCTCATCAATCACTGAGCCCTCTACAGTATATCAAGATCTAACACAAACAATTACAATTACACTTTCAGGTTCAAAATTAACAGAAGAAAAGGTTTATCTATGCTATACAACAGATGATTGGGTATCGAGAACAAATACGGAAGCGACAACAGGAAGTGGCTCGAACTGGAGTGTAACTATCCCGAAGCAAAATATTGGCACAAATGTGAGATATTACGCGATGACAACTACTGTAGATGAAGCTTCATGGGATGGAGAAGAAGAATTATTTACTATAGATCATAAATATTACCAGGCAAGTCCATATAGCTACACTGTTTCAGATCATAGTAACCAAACATATCACACCATTGAAATTGAGGGTCAAAACGATTTTAGTACAGCTAATGAAAGGACAGATGCCAGTGGTTCAGGAAATTACTGGTGGTACACATGGGATGAAACCAACTTTTATTTTGCTTTACAGCAGGGAGCATTAGATGAAGATTTATCATCTAAATGGGTAATTTTATACATAGATACTGATCCACAAATTAATCCAACTTCCGGTACGGGATCAACAACTGGATTGGCATATACATCTCAACAGGCTGACCTACCATTCTCAGCAAACTTTCAATTTCAGTGGAATACTGATGGATCAACATTATTGCTAAAAGAATATACGACATCATGGAATGATGTTACTCCTCATAACATGAATGTATATCTAAATTCTACCAGTGAATTTTTTGAAGTAAAAATTCCATTAGCATCTCTTGATTCTCCAAGTTTGCTTTATGTTTGCGGAAACATGTTGAATGAGCTGGATGGTGAATCAATGTGGGCATTTTCTCCTGATGATGCTTCCAGTGATGATACGGATGGTAATGATAAAGATCTTGATTCATATTGGGCTTTTGAACTTAATTCTGAAGAGACACCTAATGATCCTGGCAATGAAGATCATGCACTCCCAGTTACCTTAAGCAGTTTTAGTGCTGTTTTTGATGGTGAGGTTCCTATGCTCCAATGGGTAACTGCATCTGAGACAAATAATGCGGGTTGGAATGTTTACCGAGGAGAAATCAATGATGCTGCAATGAGTATGCAGGTTAATGCCGAATTGGTCGAAGGACAGGGGACAGTGACTTCCACTACTGATTACCAGTTTATTGATCTTTTCAGTACTGATTATGATCAAACTTATTATTATTGGCTTGAAAGTATTGATTACAATTCTCATTCAGAAGAATTCGGTCCGATAGCTCTTTATATTCCACTACCATATGATGAGAATAATAATTCACCTGTTGCACCTGTGATTTATGGGCTGCATCAGAATTATCCCAATCCCTTTAATCCCTCAACCGAGATAAGTTTCACGCTGGATTATAGCAGCACAGTATCTCTTAATATTTATAATCTTAAGGGTCATAAAGTAAGGACGCTGCTAATTGATGAACCAGTCACAAAATCACAGCAGTATTATCATGTTTGGGATGGTAAAGACGAGATGGGCATTCCGTGCGGTTCAGGAATTTATTTCTACCAGCTTAATACAACCAGAGAATCATTTAATCGAAAAATGATCCTGGTGAAATAAATAATATTGAGTTAAGATGAGAATGCAGATTGACTTAAGATTTGGCAGCAATGGTCGCTCTTAAGTCAATCTTATGAGTACATCATCTTAACTCAATAGCTTAGCT from Candidatus Stygibacter australis includes the following:
- a CDS encoding T9SS type A sorting domain-containing protein, whose translation is MKKRWMLFLILISSFFLFGQDQSAMNYRGEMNIWGTTAMSYDSDLDIWSVIIQSDGDDDPSEYKFDDEVDWGEYTWGSGTTLLANSKTTAYHNGGNGLYNEVNNNYYIFTIYDVTDGTNTQTALMELSASPNTISSITEPSTVYQDLTQTITITLSGSKLTEEKVYLCYTTDDWVSRTNTEATTGSGSNWSVTIPKQNIGTNVRYYAMTTTVDEASWDGEEELFTIDHKYYQASPYSYTVSDHSNQTYHTIEIEGQNDFSTANERTDASGSGNYWWYTWDETNFYFALQQGALDEDLSSKWVILYIDTDPQINPTSGTGSTTGLAYTSQQADLPFSANFQFQWNTDGSTLLLKEYTTSWNDVTPHNMNVYLNSTSEFFEVKIPLASLDSPSLLYVCGNMLNELDGESMWAFSPDDASSDDTDGNDKDLDSYWAFELNSEETPNDPGNEDHALPVTLSSFSAVFDGEVPMLQWVTASETNNAGWNVYRGEINDAAMSMQVNAELVEGQGTVTSTTDYQFIDLFSTDYDQTYYYWLESIDYNSHSEEFGPIALYIPLPYDENNNSPVAPVIYGLHQNYPNPFNPSTEISFTLDYSSTVSLNIYNLKGHKVRTLLIDEPVTKSQQYYHVWDGKDEMGIPCGSGIYFYQLNTTRESFNRKMILVK